The following proteins are co-located in the Caviibacter abscessus genome:
- a CDS encoding proline--tRNA ligase: MRFSKALIKTFKESPKEAETISHKLMLRASMIKQISRGNYTYLPLGLKVIKKIENIVREEMNRAGANELLMPIMQPSDLWIESGRYFAYGPELMRFQDRNSRDFVLGPTHEEVSVCIFRDMVKSYKDLPLNMYQIQTKFRDEIRPRFGLMRGREFIMKDAYSYHLTTESLDLEYQNMKETYNRIFKRCGFNFRAVEADTGSIGGAESHEFMVLAEAGEDDILYSDTTDYAANIEKARSILVDMKQPKEDKKNIEKIATPNCETIEELATFFDVPKSKTIKSVLLKEVLEDKVNYYLAVIRGDLEVNEIKVKNAFGLNVELDLVDENDIKELSVAKGYMGPLSGLNEKIKIVIDETVEHMYNFVSGANELGYHYINTNVSDLKYDIVADIRTAREGDLSPVGEGTLKIARGIEVGHIFKLGDKYSKSMNAKVLDENGKLQTVIMGCYGIGVSRIAAAAVEQYNDESGIKWPISIAPYEVDVIVTNSKDEEIVNVSEKIYQDLKSLNIDVIIDDRNEKAGFKFKDADLIGIPIKIIVGKKAAENIVEVKLRSEENGFEVSLDDINNYILNTIKNLQKLS; encoded by the coding sequence ATGAGATTTTCAAAAGCATTAATTAAAACATTTAAAGAAAGTCCAAAGGAAGCAGAGACTATAAGTCATAAGTTGATGTTAAGGGCTTCAATGATAAAGCAAATTTCAAGAGGAAATTATACATATTTACCCTTAGGGTTAAAAGTTATAAAAAAAATAGAAAATATAGTTAGAGAAGAAATGAATAGAGCAGGGGCAAATGAATTACTTATGCCTATAATGCAACCATCTGATTTATGGATAGAATCAGGTAGATATTTTGCATATGGACCTGAACTTATGAGATTTCAAGATAGAAATTCTAGAGATTTTGTGCTTGGTCCGACGCATGAAGAAGTTTCTGTTTGCATTTTCCGTGATATGGTGAAGTCATATAAGGATTTACCTCTTAACATGTATCAAATTCAAACAAAATTTAGAGATGAAATAAGACCTAGATTTGGGCTTATGAGAGGTAGAGAATTCATAATGAAAGATGCTTACAGCTACCACTTAACAACAGAGTCTCTTGATTTAGAGTATCAAAATATGAAAGAAACATATAATAGAATATTTAAAAGATGTGGGTTTAATTTTAGAGCTGTTGAAGCTGATACAGGTTCAATAGGTGGTGCAGAAAGTCATGAATTTATGGTTCTTGCAGAAGCTGGAGAAGATGATATTTTATACTCAGATACAACAGATTATGCAGCTAACATTGAAAAGGCAAGAAGTATATTAGTTGATATGAAACAGCCAAAAGAAGATAAAAAAAATATAGAAAAAATAGCAACTCCTAATTGTGAAACAATAGAAGAATTAGCAACGTTTTTTGATGTACCTAAAAGTAAAACAATAAAATCAGTTTTATTAAAAGAAGTTCTTGAAGATAAGGTAAATTATTATTTAGCTGTTATAAGAGGAGATTTGGAAGTAAATGAAATTAAAGTAAAAAATGCTTTCGGATTAAATGTAGAACTTGATTTAGTTGATGAAAATGACATAAAAGAGCTTTCAGTTGCAAAAGGATATATGGGACCATTGTCTGGTTTAAATGAAAAAATTAAGATAGTTATTGATGAAACAGTTGAGCATATGTATAATTTTGTAAGTGGAGCAAATGAGCTTGGTTATCATTATATAAACACAAATGTTTCTGATTTAAAATATGACATTGTAGCAGATATAAGAACAGCTAGAGAGGGAGATTTAAGCCCTGTAGGAGAAGGAACACTAAAGATTGCAAGAGGAATAGAAGTAGGTCATATATTCAAACTTGGAGATAAGTACAGTAAAAGTATGAATGCTAAAGTTTTAGATGAAAATGGAAAACTACAAACTGTTATTATGGGTTGTTATGGTATAGGTGTTTCAAGAATAGCAGCAGCGGCAGTTGAACAATATAATGATGAATCAGGTATAAAGTGGCCTATATCAATAGCCCCTTATGAAGTAGATGTAATAGTTACAAACTCAAAAGATGAAGAGATTGTTAACGTAAGTGAAAAAATTTATCAAGATTTAAAAAGTTTAAATATTGATGTAATAATAGATGATAGAAATGAAAAAGCAGGATTTAAATTTAAAGATGCTGATTTAATAGGAATACCTATAAAAATAATAGTGGGGAAAAAAGCAGCTGAAAATATTGTTGAGGTAAAATTAAGAAGTGAAGAAAATGGTTTTGAAGTAAGTTTAGATGATATTAATAATTACATATTAAATACAATTAAAAACTTACAGAAATTATCATAA